Proteins found in one Pseudomonas mosselii genomic segment:
- a CDS encoding conjugative transfer ATPase — protein MRWKLPWPKLAASDGGNDEQPDGWQRHVEALRQAGIAEPGATVQGRRPATVADEQAMYDVAQSFAELLPWVEFLPPSKSMLLEDGQSVAAFYELVPLGTEGREPGWLAHARDALENALQDSFDELDENPWVLQLYAQDEPSFDQYMQTLRDYVQPRARSTAFTEFYLRFFGHHLRAVAKPGGLFEDTVVTRLRWRGQTRRVRMVVYRRAAGQANRRGQTPEQMLNIVCDRLCGGLANAGIQARRMVAADVHDWLLRWFNPRPTMLGPGAEERERFYALARYPDEVEEGEIELASGRDFSQRLFFGQPRSDAEHGTWYFDGMPHRVLVTDRLRMPPGTGHLTGETRKGDAINTLFDQMPEDTTMCLTMVATPQDILESHLNHLAKKAVGETLASEQTLKDVQEARSLIGSAHKLYRGTLAFYLRGRDEAELDRRGLDLANVMLNAGLQPVREDDEVAPLNSYLRWLPCCYNPAQDRRNWFTQLMFAQHVANLSPAWGRSQGTGHPGNTFFNRGGGPITFDPLNRLDRQMNAHLFLFGPTGSGKSATLNNLLNQVTAIYRPRLFIVEAGNSFGLFSDFAKRLGLTVNRVKLAPGSGISLAPFADARRLIETPSNVQTLDADALDEELPADSSVMEEDEQRDVLGELEITARLMITGGEDKEEARMTRADRSLIRQCILDAAEHCVAEKRTVLTRDVRNALRTRGQDPTLPEMRRVRLLEMADAMDMFCQGTDGEMFDRDGTPWPEADITLVDLATYAREGYNAQLSIAYISLISTVNNIAERDQYLGRPIINVTDEGHIITKNPLLAPYVVKITKMWRKLGAWFWLATQNIDDLPRAAEPMLNMIEWWICLSMPPDEVEKIARFRELSPAQKALMLSARKEAGKFTEGVILSKSMEVLFRAVPPSLYLALAQTEPEEKAERYQLMQHYGCTELEAAFKVAEKIDQARGIESPALELS, from the coding sequence ATGCGCTGGAAACTCCCCTGGCCGAAGCTGGCTGCATCCGATGGTGGCAATGACGAGCAGCCGGACGGCTGGCAGCGCCACGTCGAGGCGTTGCGCCAGGCCGGCATTGCCGAACCCGGAGCGACGGTCCAGGGCCGCAGGCCGGCGACCGTGGCGGACGAGCAGGCGATGTACGACGTTGCGCAGTCATTCGCGGAGCTGCTGCCGTGGGTGGAGTTCCTGCCGCCGTCGAAGTCCATGCTGCTGGAGGACGGGCAATCGGTCGCGGCCTTCTACGAACTGGTCCCGCTAGGCACCGAAGGTCGGGAACCGGGCTGGCTCGCTCATGCCCGCGATGCGCTCGAAAACGCGCTCCAGGACTCGTTCGATGAGCTGGATGAGAACCCGTGGGTGCTCCAGCTCTATGCACAGGACGAGCCCAGCTTCGACCAGTACATGCAGACGCTACGCGACTACGTGCAGCCGCGCGCCCGCAGCACGGCCTTCACCGAGTTCTACCTCCGCTTCTTTGGCCACCACCTGCGCGCGGTGGCCAAGCCCGGCGGACTGTTCGAGGATACGGTGGTCACGCGGTTGCGCTGGCGCGGCCAGACGCGGCGCGTGCGCATGGTGGTCTATCGCCGGGCCGCCGGGCAGGCGAACCGCCGCGGCCAGACACCCGAGCAAATGCTGAACATCGTCTGCGATCGCCTCTGCGGCGGCTTGGCGAACGCCGGCATCCAGGCCCGGCGCATGGTCGCGGCCGATGTTCACGACTGGCTGCTGCGTTGGTTCAACCCACGCCCCACGATGCTCGGGCCCGGCGCTGAGGAGCGAGAGCGCTTCTATGCGCTGGCCCGCTATCCCGACGAGGTGGAGGAAGGTGAGATTGAGCTGGCGAGTGGTCGGGACTTCAGTCAACGGCTGTTCTTCGGTCAGCCTCGCTCCGATGCCGAGCACGGCACCTGGTACTTTGACGGTATGCCGCATCGCGTACTGGTCACCGACCGGCTACGCATGCCGCCCGGTACGGGGCACCTGACCGGCGAAACCCGCAAGGGGGACGCTATCAACACGCTTTTCGATCAGATGCCCGAAGACACCACGATGTGTCTGACCATGGTGGCGACGCCCCAGGACATCCTCGAATCGCACCTGAATCACCTGGCGAAGAAGGCTGTCGGCGAAACACTGGCATCGGAACAAACGCTCAAGGATGTGCAGGAGGCACGCTCGCTCATCGGCAGCGCGCACAAGCTCTACCGCGGCACGCTGGCCTTCTATCTGCGCGGACGCGATGAAGCCGAACTTGACAGGCGCGGTCTGGACCTCGCCAACGTGATGCTCAACGCGGGGTTGCAGCCTGTGCGCGAGGACGATGAAGTCGCGCCGCTCAACAGCTACCTGCGCTGGCTACCGTGCTGCTACAACCCTGCGCAAGATCGACGGAACTGGTTCACCCAACTGATGTTCGCCCAGCATGTGGCGAATCTCTCGCCGGCGTGGGGTCGCAGCCAGGGTACGGGTCATCCGGGCAACACGTTCTTCAACCGCGGCGGCGGGCCGATCACGTTTGATCCACTGAACCGCTTGGACAGGCAGATGAACGCCCATCTGTTCCTGTTCGGCCCCACCGGCTCGGGCAAGAGCGCAACGCTCAACAACCTCTTGAACCAGGTCACGGCCATCTACCGGCCGCGGCTGTTCATCGTGGAAGCCGGCAACAGCTTTGGCTTGTTCAGCGACTTCGCAAAGCGCCTGGGTCTGACCGTGAACCGGGTCAAGCTGGCTCCTGGCTCGGGCATCAGCCTGGCGCCGTTCGCCGACGCTCGCCGGCTGATCGAAACGCCCAGCAACGTGCAGACGCTTGATGCCGATGCACTGGATGAAGAATTGCCAGCCGATTCCTCGGTCATGGAGGAGGACGAGCAGCGCGACGTGCTGGGTGAACTGGAGATCACGGCACGGCTGATGATCACAGGCGGCGAGGACAAGGAAGAAGCCCGGATGACGCGGGCCGATCGCTCGCTGATCCGCCAGTGCATCCTCGATGCCGCCGAGCACTGCGTGGCCGAGAAACGCACGGTGCTCACGCGCGACGTGCGCAACGCGCTGCGCACGCGCGGCCAGGACCCGACGCTGCCCGAGATGCGGCGCGTGCGGCTGCTGGAGATGGCGGACGCGATGGACATGTTCTGCCAAGGCACGGACGGCGAGATGTTCGATCGCGATGGCACGCCGTGGCCCGAGGCCGACATCACGCTGGTGGATCTCGCGACCTATGCCCGGGAGGGCTACAACGCGCAGCTCTCCATCGCCTACATCAGCCTGATCAGCACGGTGAACAACATCGCCGAGCGCGACCAGTACCTGGGCCGTCCGATCATCAATGTGACCGACGAAGGCCACATCATCACGAAGAACCCGCTGCTTGCGCCCTACGTTGTAAAAATTACAAAAATGTGGCGCAAGCTAGGGGCCTGGTTCTGGCTGGCTACACAAAATATCGACGATCTGCCGCGTGCCGCGGAGCCCATGCTCAACATGATTGAGTGGTGGATCTGCCTGTCGATGCCGCCCGATGAGGTCGAGAAGATTGCACGCTTCCGCGAACTCTCGCCCGCGCAGAAAGCGCTGATGCTCTCGGCGCGCAAAGAAGCGGGCAAGTTCACCGAGGGCGTCATCCTTTCCAAGAGCATGGAAGTGCTGTTCCGCGCCGTGCCGCCCAGCCTGTACTTGGCGTTGGCGCAGACCGAACCCGAAGAGAAGGCCGAGCGCTACCAGCTCATGCAGCACTACGGCTGCACCGAACTGGAAGCGGCCTTCAAGGTGGCCGAGAAGATCGACCAGGCGCGCGGCATCGAGTCGCCGGCCTTGGAACTGTCGTAA
- a CDS encoding TIGR03751 family conjugal transfer lipoprotein, producing MLSNLNKALALALAVAVLGGCATSKEKLLPHGDSTMMDIWQQNAGDGGGGAGQVARRQLLDARQSLRRTLTEADVEAAPTEQMRYTRTARNEVYRQFHRLPNPDLVMYVYPHLAGTDPVPVPGYTTVFPLYQRVQYAMPGERVEDY from the coding sequence ATGCTCTCGAACTTGAATAAGGCCCTGGCGCTGGCCCTCGCCGTCGCGGTGCTCGGCGGCTGTGCCACCAGCAAGGAAAAGCTGCTCCCCCACGGCGACAGCACGATGATGGACATCTGGCAGCAGAACGCCGGTGACGGGGGTGGTGGCGCCGGCCAGGTGGCGCGCAGGCAATTGCTCGATGCACGCCAGAGCCTGCGCCGGACGCTGACCGAGGCCGACGTGGAGGCCGCGCCCACCGAGCAGATGCGCTACACGCGCACGGCGCGCAACGAGGTCTATCGCCAGTTCCACCGCCTGCCGAACCCCGATCTTGTCATGTATGTGTACCCGCACCTGGCGGGCACCGATCCCGTGCCGGTTCCGGGCTACACGACGGTCTTTCCCCTGTACCAGCGTGTGCAGTACGCCATGCCGGGCGAGCGCGTGGAGGACTACTGA
- a CDS encoding TIGR03752 family integrating conjugative element protein gives MRSNGLLKWLMIPVAVLVLFVAIRLFSGGSTSAPPTADAGAKLTPAEMKALGIEGDTPRDTVATLVAQVKQLRTELQTALSDNKSQREENQRLRQRENSIDQRINSALDSERTNLRRDQEQAASARQQTEGLLADLQRRLDSIGGRGGGHADLPVGLGLRDGDEAGMEGGVRWVEPDDARKAEGRNSSRGTGSGMSFPTSFGPAQSTLETTAETVANAGARAAGVKSAKAVYTVPTNSTLMGSVAMTALIGRVPIDGTVNDPYPFKVLVGSDNLTANGIDIPDVAGAVFSGTASGDWTLSCVRGQVRSITFVFHDGTIRTIPEDRDGNQQNNQQQNSQSGGLGWISDPYGIPCVSGERRSNAQQYLGSQALITAAGAGVASLIDSDSGQMSYVGADGSIGSVGISGNEAVGRILAGGVRDMADWVNKLYGQAFAAVYVQPGAKVAVHLEKPLAIDFDPEGRKVDHRAGESHALELE, from the coding sequence ATGCGCAGTAATGGACTCCTGAAGTGGCTGATGATCCCGGTTGCCGTGCTGGTGCTGTTCGTCGCCATCCGGCTGTTCTCGGGAGGCAGCACTTCGGCACCACCGACCGCGGATGCCGGCGCCAAGCTCACGCCAGCGGAAATGAAGGCGCTGGGCATCGAGGGCGATACCCCGCGCGACACCGTGGCGACGCTCGTTGCCCAAGTGAAGCAGTTGCGCACCGAGCTTCAGACCGCGCTCTCGGACAACAAATCCCAGCGCGAAGAAAACCAGCGACTGCGCCAGCGCGAGAACTCCATTGACCAGCGCATCAATTCGGCCCTCGACTCCGAGCGCACCAACCTGCGTCGCGACCAAGAGCAGGCAGCCAGCGCGCGTCAGCAGACCGAAGGGCTGCTGGCCGACCTGCAACGGCGCCTGGACAGTATCGGCGGACGTGGCGGCGGCCATGCCGACCTGCCGGTGGGTCTGGGGCTGCGTGACGGCGACGAGGCCGGCATGGAAGGCGGCGTGCGCTGGGTCGAACCCGACGATGCGAGGAAAGCCGAGGGGCGCAACAGCAGTCGTGGCACGGGTAGCGGCATGAGCTTCCCGACGAGCTTCGGCCCCGCGCAGAGCACGTTGGAAACCACGGCGGAAACCGTGGCGAACGCGGGCGCACGCGCCGCAGGCGTGAAGAGCGCCAAGGCGGTCTATACCGTACCGACCAATTCGACGCTGATGGGGTCGGTGGCGATGACGGCGCTGATCGGCCGCGTGCCGATCGACGGAACCGTCAACGATCCGTACCCCTTCAAGGTGTTGGTCGGATCGGACAACCTGACCGCCAATGGCATCGACATTCCCGACGTGGCCGGTGCCGTGTTCAGCGGCACCGCATCGGGCGACTGGACGCTCTCGTGCGTGCGCGGCCAGGTACGCAGCATCACCTTCGTCTTCCACGACGGCACGATCCGCACCATCCCCGAAGACCGCGACGGCAACCAGCAAAACAACCAGCAGCAGAACTCTCAAAGTGGAGGCCTGGGCTGGATCAGCGACCCATACGGCATTCCCTGCGTCAGCGGGGAGCGGCGCAGCAACGCCCAGCAGTACCTTGGCTCGCAAGCCCTGATTACCGCCGCCGGTGCCGGCGTCGCCTCGCTGATCGACAGCGACAGCGGCCAGATGTCCTACGTCGGCGCCGACGGCTCCATCGGCAGCGTCGGTATCTCGGGCAATGAAGCCGTGGGCCGCATCCTGGCCGGTGGCGTGCGCGACATGGCCGACTGGGTGAACAAGCTGTACGGCCAGGCGTTCGCCGCTGTCTATGTCCAGCCCGGCGCGAAGGTCGCCGTCCACCTCGAAAAGCCGCTCGCCATCGACTTCGATCCCGAAGGCCGCAAGGTCGATCACCGCGCAGGAGAAAGCCATGCTCTCGAACTTGAATAA
- a CDS encoding TIGR03749 family integrating conjugative element protein: MKHPVLTLLGLLAVAAAPAVQAVEILRWERMPLAVPLKVGHERIVFIDRNVRVGVPAGVGERLRVQSAGGAVYLRASEPIEPTRLQLQDADTGALILLDIAAEPAKDGEAELEPVRIVEGNSTPARYGDQPGDDNEAPARAQDQAGARAARRETPVSVVLTRFAAQNLYAPLRTVEPLPSVMRVNLRRDLDLGTLMPTLPVRAVALASWRLEDQWVTAVRLTNSSSGWITLDPRVLQGDFLTATFQHEALGPRGTPEDTTVLYLVTRGRGLAQSLLPAVNRFDPAVHLPQPEAGSQDGTDRKEVRHAQ, encoded by the coding sequence ATGAAGCATCCTGTACTCACGCTGCTGGGGCTGTTGGCCGTGGCCGCCGCTCCTGCTGTCCAGGCAGTGGAGATCCTGCGCTGGGAACGTATGCCGTTGGCGGTGCCGCTGAAGGTCGGCCACGAGCGCATCGTGTTCATCGACCGCAACGTCCGCGTGGGCGTACCTGCGGGCGTCGGCGAGCGCCTACGGGTGCAGAGCGCGGGCGGCGCGGTGTACCTGCGCGCCAGCGAGCCGATCGAGCCCACGCGGCTGCAATTGCAGGACGCCGACACGGGCGCGCTGATCCTGCTGGACATTGCGGCGGAGCCAGCCAAGGACGGCGAAGCCGAGCTGGAACCAGTGCGCATCGTCGAGGGCAACAGCACCCCGGCGCGCTATGGCGATCAGCCCGGCGATGACAACGAAGCTCCGGCGCGCGCCCAGGACCAGGCCGGCGCGCGAGCGGCGCGACGCGAGACCCCGGTGTCGGTTGTCCTGACGCGCTTTGCCGCACAGAACCTCTACGCGCCGCTACGCACCGTGGAGCCGCTGCCGAGCGTCATGCGGGTGAACCTGCGCCGTGACCTCGACCTCGGCACGCTGATGCCGACGCTGCCCGTGCGCGCGGTCGCGCTCGCGTCATGGCGTCTGGAAGACCAGTGGGTGACCGCCGTGCGCCTGACCAACAGCAGCAGCGGCTGGATCACCCTGGACCCGCGCGTGCTGCAAGGCGATTTCCTCACCGCCACCTTCCAACACGAGGCGCTTGGCCCGCGCGGGACGCCCGAGGACACGACCGTTCTGTACCTGGTGACGCGCGGGCGTGGCCTTGCGCAATCGCTGCTACCAGCGGTCAACCGCTTCGACCCGGCCGTGCATCTCCCGCAACCGGAAGCCGGTTCCCAGGATGGCACCGACCGCAAGGAGGTCCGCCATGCGCAGTAA
- a CDS encoding PFL_4703 family integrating conjugative element protein, which produces MSRFKNEITHLQAHIKTLRLGAGALVIVALVMGGGWWSAPRDLTIHVPPDLRSGSTRKWWEVPPESVYAFTFYVFQTLNRWPTNGEEDYARNLHTLSPYLTPSCQAFLRADYDYRRSTGELRQRVRGIYEIPGRGYGDDPTARVRVVSDRDWVVTLDITADEYYGAEQVKRALVRYPVKVTRVDVDPARNPFGLALDCYEGAPQRISTPEPTRPASGGLSPQAPQGETP; this is translated from the coding sequence ATGAGCCGCTTCAAGAACGAGATCACCCACCTGCAGGCGCACATCAAGACGCTTCGCCTGGGGGCTGGCGCCCTGGTCATCGTCGCCCTGGTCATGGGCGGCGGCTGGTGGAGCGCTCCGCGCGATCTGACCATCCACGTTCCGCCTGACCTGCGCTCCGGCAGTACCAGGAAGTGGTGGGAAGTGCCGCCCGAATCGGTCTATGCGTTCACGTTCTACGTGTTCCAGACGCTCAACCGCTGGCCGACGAATGGCGAAGAGGACTACGCGCGCAACCTCCACACGCTCTCGCCGTATCTCACCCCGTCCTGCCAGGCCTTCCTTCGCGCGGACTACGACTACCGCCGCAGCACGGGCGAGCTGCGCCAGCGCGTGCGCGGGATTTATGAAATCCCCGGCCGCGGCTACGGCGACGACCCTACGGCGCGCGTGCGCGTGGTCTCCGACCGCGACTGGGTGGTGACGCTGGACATCACCGCCGACGAGTACTACGGCGCCGAGCAAGTCAAGCGCGCTCTGGTGCGCTATCCAGTGAAGGTCACGCGGGTGGACGTCGATCCTGCCCGCAACCCGTTCGGCCTGGCGCTCGACTGCTATGAGGGCGCGCCCCAGCGCATCAGCACGCCGGAGCCAACGCGCCCGGCGTCTGGCGGCCTGTCTCCGCAAGCGCCCCAAGGAGAAACCCCATGA
- a CDS encoding TIGR03750 family conjugal transfer protein: MSEQQHVRADGTVTFLPHRLNRHPVVVRGLTADELWICCGLSGAAGLLVGAPLSWVFRTIALAPTFVVLGVALGVFIGGGILRRLKRGRPDTWLYRQLQWRIATRHPLMAGWVGGHVLISRSGFWTTRRSAR; encoded by the coding sequence ATGTCTGAGCAGCAGCACGTCCGTGCGGACGGGACCGTGACGTTCCTTCCGCACCGGCTCAACCGCCACCCCGTTGTCGTGCGCGGCCTCACCGCCGACGAGCTGTGGATCTGCTGCGGCTTGTCCGGCGCCGCCGGCCTGCTGGTCGGCGCGCCGCTGTCGTGGGTGTTCCGCACGATCGCGCTAGCTCCCACGTTCGTCGTCCTGGGCGTGGCCTTGGGCGTGTTCATCGGCGGCGGCATTCTTCGCCGCCTCAAACGCGGGCGTCCCGACACCTGGCTGTATCGGCAACTGCAATGGCGCATTGCGACACGTCATCCACTGATGGCGGGTTGGGTGGGCGGCCATGTGCTGATCTCGCGTTCCGGCTTCTGGACCACCCGAAGGAGCGCGCGATGA
- a CDS encoding TIGR03745 family integrating conjugative element membrane protein — protein sequence MQNRILNSRLAQRAAVALGAAALPVLSFAQGLPQLENPTRGTGNGIMETIRNYGYDIIMLVALLVVASMFIGVCYHAYGTYAEIHTGRKTWGQFGLTVAIGAVLLVIGIWLLTEATGIL from the coding sequence ATGCAAAACCGCATCCTCAATTCCCGTCTTGCCCAGCGCGCCGCCGTGGCCCTGGGCGCCGCTGCGCTGCCCGTGCTGTCGTTCGCGCAGGGTCTGCCGCAATTGGAGAACCCGACCCGCGGCACGGGCAACGGCATCATGGAAACGATCCGCAACTACGGCTACGACATCATCATGCTCGTAGCCCTGCTGGTGGTGGCGTCGATGTTCATCGGCGTGTGCTACCACGCTTACGGGACCTACGCGGAAATCCACACAGGCCGCAAGACGTGGGGCCAGTTCGGCCTCACGGTCGCCATCGGCGCCGTCCTGCTCGTGATCGGCATCTGGCTGCTCACCGAAGCCACCGGCATCCTGTAA
- a CDS encoding TIGR03758 family integrating conjugative element protein, which yields MNGAQVSAFQANSGIAPSAMATVLVGVVFAVLLVWGVWAMRTAYVGWSESRLNQRQFLGVCIRFVAMYLVLTFFLLS from the coding sequence ATGAACGGCGCCCAGGTCTCGGCATTTCAAGCCAACAGCGGCATCGCACCTTCAGCGATGGCGACCGTCCTGGTCGGCGTCGTGTTCGCGGTCCTGCTCGTCTGGGGCGTCTGGGCCATGCGAACGGCCTACGTGGGGTGGTCCGAGAGCCGCCTCAACCAGCGCCAGTTCCTCGGCGTCTGCATCCGATTCGTCGCGATGTACCTCGTCCTGACTTTCTTCCTCCTCTCCTGA
- a CDS encoding integrative conjugative element protein, RAQPRD family, whose amino-acid sequence MLAPIWLRAAHRGVPTFLVTALVLGQSSMALAESPAQRQELVAALRQLDALERTVADSAAHAPIQPGERYHFDYPRLLADLARVRAGIQAHLTPSRAQPRDPSELAGDYRTERVVPPSPPTTAEGKP is encoded by the coding sequence ATGTTGGCTCCGATCTGGCTGCGCGCCGCGCATCGCGGCGTGCCCACTTTTCTCGTGACGGCCCTTGTGTTGGGCCAGTCCTCGATGGCCTTGGCCGAGTCCCCAGCGCAGCGTCAGGAGCTGGTCGCAGCGCTGCGCCAACTCGACGCGCTGGAGCGCACGGTCGCCGACAGCGCCGCGCATGCCCCCATCCAGCCGGGCGAGCGCTACCACTTCGACTACCCGAGGCTGCTGGCTGACCTGGCGCGCGTGCGCGCCGGCATCCAGGCCCATCTCACACCGTCGCGCGCCCAGCCGCGCGACCCGTCCGAATTGGCCGGCGACTACCGCACGGAGCGGGTCGTCCCGCCATCACCGCCGACGACCGCGGAGGGCAAGCCATGA
- a CDS encoding TIGR03747 family integrating conjugative element membrane protein codes for MKDAASTAQREQNQRQGLIVGTITLPFRLLGVLIGSLLFSIVVECVGMHLFWKDQGWRHSQQMLQYELGHLSNHFTRSVVVQEPGRTAHELVDTGYEWVFVRSGLLARMSQTAERVRAPSHEQARNFRYYISQAYVWAESYLIAAAFTTLTFLVRLLVLVLTLPLIFTAAFVGLIDGLVRRDVRRFGAGRESGFIYHRAKASLMPLAVLPWITYLALPISVHPLLILLPSAALLGLAVSLTAGSFKKYL; via the coding sequence GTGAAGGACGCCGCCTCGACCGCGCAGCGGGAGCAGAATCAGCGCCAGGGCCTGATCGTCGGCACCATCACCTTGCCGTTTCGCTTGCTTGGAGTGCTGATCGGCTCGCTGCTGTTCTCGATCGTGGTGGAGTGCGTCGGCATGCACCTGTTCTGGAAGGACCAGGGCTGGCGCCATTCCCAGCAGATGTTGCAGTACGAGCTTGGGCATCTGTCCAACCACTTCACGCGCAGCGTGGTCGTGCAGGAGCCGGGGCGCACGGCGCACGAGTTGGTGGATACAGGCTACGAATGGGTGTTTGTTCGCTCCGGGCTGCTGGCGCGCATGAGCCAGACCGCCGAGCGCGTCCGCGCGCCCAGCCACGAGCAGGCGCGCAACTTCCGCTACTACATCAGCCAAGCCTATGTCTGGGCCGAGAGCTACCTGATCGCCGCGGCCTTCACGACGCTGACCTTCCTAGTGCGCCTGCTGGTCCTGGTGCTCACGCTGCCACTGATCTTCACGGCTGCTTTCGTCGGTCTGATTGACGGTCTGGTGCGACGTGACGTGCGCAGGTTCGGCGCGGGCCGCGAATCCGGGTTCATCTACCACCGCGCGAAAGCCAGCCTTATGCCCCTGGCCGTGCTGCCGTGGATCACGTACCTGGCACTGCCGATCTCGGTGCATCCATTGCTGATCCTGTTGCCGAGCGCCGCCTTGCTGGGACTGGCCGTGAGCCTGACTGCGGGCAGCTTCAAGAAGTACCTCTAG